The Ralstonia sp. RRA DNA segment GCACCACCCGGCCGATCAGGCACATCACGCGCGGCACGTTGGCGGGGCGCTTGTCGCGCAAGGCAGCCAGGCGCGGCAGGTTGATGCCGTTGGGGATGCTGCGTGTCTTCTCTACCGGCGCGCCGTCGATCACCTGGCGCAGCCGGTTGCCCTCGTACAGCGCGGTGATTTCTTCGGCGGCGTCGTAGCAGACGCGGCCCATGGTCTCGAAAAAGCGCACCCATAGATCACGGAAGTAGCTGATCTGCGCGATGTCCTTCTCGAAGATGCTGCGGTTGTCACGAATCCACTGGCTCTGGAACAAGTCGATCTTGCGTTCCTTGGTGTAGATACCGTGCTCCGACACCAGCAGCGGACGCCCACGCTTGTAGCGCAGCAGCGCGCCCAGGAAGCCCGCGTAGCCGGTCGAGATGGTGTGGAACACCTTCACCGGGATGAGGTTCTCGGCAATGCGCACAAGCTGCCACAGCGGCTTGTGCATGATGCGCACGGTCCAGAAGTAATCGGTGAACGACGGGTCGGTGCAGTAGCGCCGGTAGTAGTCCGTCATCATGTCCCAGGCGCGGTGACTGTAGAGGAACTGCTCCTCGGCCAGCGGGCCATCGTCACGCAGGTCTGCAATGGACGCGCGGATCAGATCGGCCGTCTCGTCCTTATTCGCGGGATTGCGCAGCGCTTCGTGCAGCTTGCGCGAGCGCTCGAAGGCGGCCGGATCACCGCCGCTGGCCTGCACCAGGGGCGGCGGCGGAAAGTCGTACAGGTAGTGGCACTCCACGTGCACCACGTTCTCGGGGATGGCGTAGACGGGCTTGCCGTAATCTTCACGGCGGCTGCCAATGAAGACGACGGCAAAGCGGATGTCCGGAAACGCCCGGATCATCTGGTTGACCCAGCTCGACACCCCGCCGCTCACATAGGGAAACGTCCCTTCGAGCAGCAGCGCGACGTCGGCGGACTGGGCGCGTGGAAATTGGTCGCTCATGATGTCCAGTAGCGCAGCAGCGGACGCAGCAATGGCAGCGGCGAGCGGTTGGAGAATTGCGCCAGCGCGGCGCGCGCGCCGGCGTAGTCGCGGCGCAGGTAGCAGGCCTCGGCCAGCGGCGGCAGCAGGCGGTCACGCGGAAAGCCGAGCCGCTCAGCTTCGCGCAGGTGCGATTCGGCCACATCGGGCTCGCGGCGCGACAAGGCCAGCCGGCCGCGCATGTACCACAGCGCCGCGTTGTCCGGCTGGATATCCAGCGCCGCGCTGGCGTAGCGCTCCACCTGTTCAGCGGTATAGCGGTACACATCGCCTTGCACCAGGTTCTGGTAGATCAGCTCCCAGTACAGATCGGCCAAGCGCTTGTTGATGTCGTAGCGAGCCTCGGGCGTGGTGGCCTCTTCCAGGCGCGGCAGCTCGGCCAGGATCTTCTGCATCAACACCTTCTCGGCGTTGTCGAGCATGCCGTAGGCCAGCAGGCGGATGTCGTCCACCGGATCGGCCAGCAGGTCGCGCAGTACGGGGCTGGCTGTGCGGGTGGGCATCGACTGCATGGCCACGAGCGCGGTCATGCGGCTTTGCACCGGCGCACGCTCGTTGCTCAGTTGAGCGCGCAGCCGCGCCCCACCGCCGTGCGTCACGCGCGAAATCAAATGCGCGACGAACACCGGCAAGCCCACATCGGCGATGTCCTTGTCGCCCTCCGGCTTGGGGAATAGCTTGCCGAGCAGCAGACTGCCCAGCACCAGCAGACACCCCGCCACCGGCACGAAGAAGCACAGGGCGACGAGGTAGCCATACGTCCAGACAAACGGCACGCGATAGCGGCGCGGCAGCAGGCGCCAGGCGGCCAGCCCGATCAGCGCGGCGGCGGTGCCCTGCAGTAGCAGGCACGACAGCAGCAGCGCCAGGCTGTTGCCGGCGTGCAGCACCATCACCACCGCTGCAATCTGGGCCGAGATGCCACTGAGCGTGAGCTTGAACATGGTCGCGCCCTCGCTTCAGCCGTCCAGGTGGCAGCGCGCGATGAAGCGCACCAGCGCCTCACCAGGGTGCTCGCCCGTCACGTGCAGCGTCTGGACGCCGATGTGCGACTGCTCGAAATCGACGCCGAACTGGGCGCGCAGGCTGTCTTCAATGCGCACCAGATAGGCCGACACGGCACCCGCGCCTGACAGCGGCATCAGCGTGACGATGGCACGACGCGCCTTACCGCGCGCCTGCCAGACCACGTCCAGCGCACGGCGGCTGCGCACCACCTGTTCGAACAGTGCGTCGCTGGCCTCGTCCTGGTCAAAGATGAGCGCGACCACCGACGAGTCGATGCCGGTATCGCGGTGCAGGCGCGCCAGACGGCCAAGGTCGAGCGCAAAGTCGTACGGCGCATCGGGCACGAGGTCGAGAATCTCGGAGCTGACGGTGAGGTGGCGCACGCCATCGGCGTAGTAACCCAGCAGCACCAGCAGAAACTGCAGGTTCTCGTACGACAGCGACAGGAACGGCATCTGCTGCACGACAACGATGCCGATCAACTCGTCAGCACCCGACAGCACCGGCGCGCAGGCCACGTAGCGCGAGC contains these protein-coding regions:
- a CDS encoding lipopolysaccharide N-acetylglucosaminyltransferase, producing MFKLTLSGISAQIAAVVMVLHAGNSLALLLSCLLLQGTAAALIGLAAWRLLPRRYRVPFVWTYGYLVALCFFVPVAGCLLVLGSLLLGKLFPKPEGDKDIADVGLPVFVAHLISRVTHGGGARLRAQLSNERAPVQSRMTALVAMQSMPTRTASPVLRDLLADPVDDIRLLAYGMLDNAEKVLMQKILAELPRLEEATTPEARYDINKRLADLYWELIYQNLVQGDVYRYTAEQVERYASAALDIQPDNAALWYMRGRLALSRREPDVAESHLREAERLGFPRDRLLPPLAEACYLRRDYAGARAALAQFSNRSPLPLLRPLLRYWTS
- the pelF gene encoding GT4 family glycosyltransferase PelF; amino-acid sequence: MSDQFPRAQSADVALLLEGTFPYVSGGVSSWVNQMIRAFPDIRFAVVFIGSRREDYGKPVYAIPENVVHVECHYLYDFPPPPLVQASGGDPAAFERSRKLHEALRNPANKDETADLIRASIADLRDDGPLAEEQFLYSHRAWDMMTDYYRRYCTDPSFTDYFWTVRIMHKPLWQLVRIAENLIPVKVFHTISTGYAGFLGALLRYKRGRPLLVSEHGIYTKERKIDLFQSQWIRDNRSIFEKDIAQISYFRDLWVRFFETMGRVCYDAAEEITALYEGNRLRQVIDGAPVEKTRSIPNGINLPRLAALRDKRPANVPRVMCLIGRVVPIKDVKTFIRAMLTITREMPDAEGWIAGPEDEDPEYAHECHSLAESLGLGDRIKFLGFQKIDDILPKVGVLVLSSISEALPLVVLEGFAAGVPSVTTDVGSCRQLLFGLEGDDAALGAAGAVVRIADPAALAGEVLTLLRDESRWHEAQAAGIARVERYYTQEMMVGAYRELYDRLRMLPDLSTEAGAKTAAAACPHHAHQKGAR